In a single window of the Anaplasma platys genome:
- a CDS encoding porin has protein sequence MTRVSISTALASLLMFYGMSDAQASSINQKASSSDREVQIKRVENRGSLGRYISVSPAIDVGGSLMSHGWFAFRDRYYQDQGIKNKLLLSQEQLGDRGVATDAMLYVTAEGRNDTYGIYYGCSMELDVPYSQQADYTSYRQIRNRGAKVYLNTSYGDFAFGYQPGVDSLMRIDAFSIGAGDNSNTWMRYVNLKGVRDPLSGVNKGNVPLLPALRAHYLENVYYLSTGLYSESITEGANRFSGNTVQPAATDRTFGIANALPLRFSYLSPSFGGLKLGVSYAPFGFDEDQMIAANSAISTDQVVHIDGRTALRSLGGVWSREILTLPIVPKHDRTRFIFPMYEHFINIGMTYSSYFNGLDFKISMVSEYAKPKSRILDNRRGVDFPRMDSIKNVALGGMLKYKGVKFAVSYGYLGKIDKVSNMYYFENGSYSLNDADRVVINTEGTSFWTVGGGYDFGALYVSAAYRGSSYSGNRLDEMTFGAEYDISGDASRVKSKLFANYHNYAAVSSEVVKPSETDGSNRGQVILAGMKVKF, from the coding sequence ATGACGAGAGTTTCCATATCTACTGCTCTTGCATCGCTGTTAATGTTTTATGGAATGAGTGATGCGCAAGCATCCTCCATTAATCAGAAGGCGTCAAGTAGTGACAGAGAAGTGCAGATCAAGCGTGTTGAGAACAGGGGTAGCTTAGGGAGATACATAAGTGTCTCGCCGGCGATAGATGTAGGTGGATCCTTGATGTCTCACGGGTGGTTTGCGTTTAGAGATCGGTACTATCAAGATCAAGGAATAAAAAACAAGTTATTGCTTTCCCAAGAACAGCTAGGGGATCGTGGTGTGGCGACGGACGCCATGTTGTATGTTACCGCTGAAGGAAGAAATGACACATATGGAATTTACTACGGTTGTAGTATGGAGTTGGATGTTCCATATTCTCAACAGGCGGATTATACATCTTACAGACAAATTAGAAATAGAGGGGCGAAGGTTTATCTGAACACCTCTTACGGTGACTTTGCTTTTGGTTATCAGCCAGGTGTAGATTCTCTCATGAGAATAGATGCATTTAGCATCGGTGCAGGAGATAACAGCAACACATGGATGAGGTACGTGAACTTGAAAGGAGTACGTGACCCACTCTCAGGAGTGAATAAGGGCAACGTACCATTGTTGCCTGCTTTGAGAGCGCATTACCTGGAGAATGTGTATTATCTTTCCACGGGACTGTATAGCGAGAGTATAACAGAGGGTGCGAACAGATTTTCGGGTAACACCGTGCAGCCTGCTGCGACGGACAGAACTTTCGGTATTGCAAATGCTTTGCCGCTCAGGTTTTCATACCTTTCTCCGAGTTTTGGGGGGTTAAAGCTGGGTGTTAGTTACGCGCCTTTCGGCTTTGATGAAGATCAGATGATTGCAGCAAACTCCGCTATCAGCACTGATCAAGTGGTGCATATTGATGGCAGGACAGCATTGCGTTCATTAGGTGGCGTATGGTCAAGGGAAATATTAACACTTCCAATCGTCCCAAAACATGACAGAACTCGTTTTATATTTCCAATGTATGAGCATTTCATAAATATTGGGATGACTTATAGCTCATACTTTAATGGCTTGGATTTCAAGATTTCTATGGTGAGCGAGTACGCCAAGCCGAAATCTCGTATCCTCGATAACAGACGTGGTGTCGACTTTCCAAGGATGGACAGTATCAAGAATGTGGCCCTTGGTGGTATGCTGAAGTATAAGGGTGTCAAATTTGCGGTGTCGTACGGGTATCTTGGTAAAATTGATAAAGTAAGCAACATGTATTACTTTGAGAACGGTAGTTACTCACTGAATGACGCGGACAGAGTGGTGATAAACACAGAAGGTACATCTTTCTGGACAGTTGGTGGTGGCTATGACTTTGGTGCCCTGTATGTATCGGCTGCTTATAGGGGGAGCAGCTACAGTGGCAACAGGCTTGATGAGATGACATTCGGGGCTGAGTATGATATTTCAGGCGATGCTTCTAGAGTGAAAAGCAAGCTATTTGCTAACTACCATAACTATGCTGCAGTGTCCTCAGAAGTTGTGAAGCCTTCAGAAACTGATGGTAGCAATAGGGGACAAGTCATACTTGCTGGCATGAAGGTGAAATTCTAA